A region of Peromyscus eremicus chromosome 17, PerEre_H2_v1, whole genome shotgun sequence DNA encodes the following proteins:
- the Gpat4 gene encoding glycerol-3-phosphate acyltransferase 4, translating into MFLLLPFDSLIVNLLGISLTVLFTLLLVFIIVPAIFGVSFGIRKLYMKTLLKIFAWATLRMERGAKEKNHQLYKPYTNGIIAKDPTSLEEEIKEIRRSGSNKALDKTPEFELSDIFYFCRKGMETIMDDEVTKRFSAEELESWNLLSRTNYNFQYISLRLTILWGLGVLIRYCFLLPLRIALAFTGISLLVVGTTMVGYLPNGRFKEFLSKHVHLMCYRICVRALTAIITYHNRKNRPRNGGICVANHTSPIDVIILASDGYYAMVGQVHGGLMGVIQRAMVKACPHVWFERSEVKDRHLVAKRLTEHVQDKSKLPILIFPEGTCINNTSVMMFKKGSFEIGATVYPVAIKYDPQFGDAFWNSSKYGMVTYLLRMMTSWAIVCSVWYLPPMTREKDEDAVQFANRVKSAIARQGGLVDLLWDGGLKREKVKDTFKEEQQKLYSKMIVGNHEDRSRS; encoded by the exons ATGTTCCTGTTGCTGCCTTTTGATAGCTTGATTGTCAACCTTCTGGGCATCTCCCTGACTGTCCTCTTCACTCTGCTACTTGTTTTCATCATAGTCCCTGCCATTTTTGGAGTCTCCTTTGGTATCCGAAAGCTCTACATGAAAACATTGTTAAAGATCTTTGCG TGGGCTACCTTGAGAATGGAGAGAGGAGCCAAGGAGAAGAACCACCAGCTTTACAAGCCCTACACCAACG gaatCATTGCAAAAGATCCCACTTCTCTggaagaagaaatcaaagaaattcGTCGAAGTGGTAGTAACAAGGCTCTGGATAAGACACCAGAGTTTGAGCTCTCTGACATTTTCTACTTTTGCCGAAAAGGAATGGAGACTATTATGGATGACGAAGTGACAAAGAGATTTTCCGCAGAGGAGTTggagtcctggaacttgctgagcCGAACCAATTACAATTTCCAATATATAAGCCTACGGCTTACCATCCTCTGGGGGTTAGGAGTGCTGATTCGGTATTGCTTCCTTCTGCCACTCAG GATTGCTCTGGCATTCACAGGGATTAGCCTCTTGGTAGTGGGTACTACCATGGTTGGATACCTGCCAAATGGGAG GTTTAAGGAGTTTTTGAGTAAACATGTCCATTTAATGTGCTACCGCATCTGTGTGCGAGCCCTGACAGCCATCATTACTTACCACAACAG GAAAAACAGACCAAGAAATGGTGGCATCTGTGTGGCTAATCATACATCTCCCATTGATGTGATTATCTTGGCCAGCGATGGCTACTATGCCATG GTGGGGCAGGTGCACGGGGGCCTTATGGGTGTAATTCAGAGAGCCATGGTGAAAGCCTGCCCACATGTCTGGTTTGAGCGTTCTGAAGTTAAAGATCGCCACCTGGTGGCTAAGAG ACTGACTGAGCACGTACAAGATAAAAGTAAGCTGCCCATCCTCATCTTCCCAGAAG GAACCTGCATCAATAACACATCCGTGATGATGTTCAAAAAGGGAAGCTTTGAAATTGGAGCCACTGTTTACCCTGTTGCTATCAAG TATGACCCTCAGTTTGGCGATGCCTTCTGGAATAGCAGCAAGTATGGAATGGTGACGTACTTGCTTAGAATGATGACCAGTTGGGCCATTGTCTGCAGTGTTTGGTACCTGCCGCCTATGACCAGAGAG AAAGATGAAGATGCTGTGCAGTTTGCTAACAGGGTGAAGTCTGCCATTGCCCGGCAAGGAGGACTGGTAGACCTTCTATG GGATGGTGGATTGAAGAGAGAAAAGGTGAAGGACACATTCAAGGAGGAGCAGCAGAAACTGTATAGCAAGATGATTGTCGGTAACCACGAGGACCGGAGCCGGTCCTGA